The following proteins are encoded in a genomic region of Sesamum indicum cultivar Zhongzhi No. 13 linkage group LG8, S_indicum_v1.0, whole genome shotgun sequence:
- the LOC105168628 gene encoding uncharacterized protein LOC105168628, which produces MKIGFWNVRGFNRPLKHNGVAHLIKNNRLCLLGILETKLAASTIPKILSRSFPGWCQTNNFDTIAGGRILVIWDPAVIDLHPIDISPQVIHCHATNKSSQLSFYISFTYGLYSVVNRRSMWDKLTDLGQAITMPWLIMGDFNCVKSPEEKQLGVAPTWYELKDFVDCCVALGLLDVPTLLCYYTWYSNNESNPVWCKLDRVLYNNEWGRLGLHCSAHFNPPGCLSDHSPGIISIFDHTPTKPKPFRFFNMWADHPDFLATVEARWNLSVDGTPQFSLCRRLKTLKSALKAFNKQHYSHISARATEAELALQEAQNRLESNPGDVALGDSLGDLRKKAVFLAEAARHFFYQKAKIHHLKEGDRNTKFFHDMVKRNVSRNSIGAITRADGTVITAAEDIAQEFVDYYTSLLGTEAHTLPVDDGVFEWGPLLTPEHTMELCRAVTPLEVKDAIFHISDNKAPGPDGYSSCFFKKAWNIVGDQVCRAVLDFFRCGRMLRQLNHTIIALVPKSDHSTYVADYRPISCCNVIYKAIMKIISDRLAPALEHLIDRCQAAFVVLQCHLQSHHEDYLGPANSRIGALD; this is translated from the coding sequence ATGAAGATAGGATTTTGGAATGTGAGGGGCTTTAACCGGCCTCTCAAACACAATGGGGTCGCCCACCTCATTAAGAATAACCGGCTTTGTCTCTTGggcattttggagacaaagcTAGCAGCATCTACTATTCCGAAGATTCTAAGTCGCTCATTTCCGGGATGGTGCCAAACCAACAACTTTGACACCATCGCCGGCGGACGTATCCTTGTGATTTGGGACCCGGCAGTGATTGACCTACATCCGATTGACATTTCGCCCCAAGTGATCCACTGCCATGCCACGAATAAGTCTTCTCAACTCTCCTTctatatttcatttacataTGGTCTTTATTCTGTTGTTAATAGAAGGAGCATGTGGGATAAACTTACTGATTTGGGACAAGCAATTACCATGCCATGGCTTATTATGGGCGACTTCAACTGTGTGAAATCTCCCGAGGAGAAGCAGCTTGGAGTGGCACCGACCTGGTATGAGCTTAAAGATTTTGTGGACTGTTGTGTGGCACTTGGATTACTCGACGTTCCCACGCTGCTATGCTATTACACATGGTATTCCAACAACGAGAGCAACCCCGTATGGTGCAAGCTCGATCGGGTCTTATACAACAATGAATGGGGCCGGCTTGGCTTGCATTGCAGTGCCCATTTCAATCCACCGGGATGCCTTTCCGATCACTCTCCGGGTATTATTTCTATCTTTGATCATACTCCCACTAAGCCAAAACCGTTTCGCTTTTTCAATATGTGGGCAGATCATCCGGATTTCTTAGCTACTGTTGAAGCAAGATGGAACTTGAGCGTGGATGGGACGCCGCAATTCAGCCTTTGTAGGAGACTGAAAACACTTAAGAGCGCGCTCAAGGCTTTCAATAAGCAGCATTACAGCCATATCTCTGCCAGAGCCACAGAGGCTGAGCTTGCCTTGCAAGAAGCCCAGAACCGACTTGAATCCAATCCGGGAGATGTGGCGCTAGGGGACTCTTTGGGAGATCTTAGGAAAAAGGCTGTCTTCCTTGCCGAGGCCGCACGGCACTTCTTCTATCAGAAAGCCAAAATCCACCATCTTAAGGAGGGGGACCGCAACACCAAGTTCTTTCACGACATGGTGAAGCGAAATGTCTCTAGGAATTCCATCGGGGCAATCACTAGGGCGGACGGGACCGTTATCACTGCGGCCGAGGATATTGCACAAGAGTTCGTTGATTACTACACATCACTCTTGGGCACCGAGGCTCACACCCTCCCTGTCGATGATGGTGTGTTTGAATGGGGTCCCCTACTTACCCCTGAGCACACTATGGAGCTTTGCCGGGCAGTCACGCCATTGGAAGTCAAGGATGCCATCTTCCATATTAGCGACAACAAGGCTCCCGGCCCTGATGGATATTCCTCGtgctttttcaagaaagcatgGAACATCGTGGGTGATCAAGTTTGCAGGGCcgtcttggatttctttaggTGTGGGCGGATGCTACGGCAACTCAACCACACTATCATTGCCCTCGTGCCTAAGTCAGATCATTCCACCTACGTTGCGGATTACCGACCGATTTCGTGCTGCAATGTCATTTACAAAGCCATCATGAAGATTATCTCGGACCGGCTAGCTCCCGCATTGGAGCACTTGATTGACCGATGCCAAGCTGCGTTTGTTGTGCTGCAATGTCATTTACAAAGCCATCATGAAGATTATCTCGGACCGGCTAACTCCCGCATTGGAGCACTTGATTGA
- the LOC105168629 gene encoding single-stranded DNA-binding protein WHY1, chloroplastic, with the protein MLNLSLSATPAGEGLSIRHPHKLSSYNSGITTSTLFPRRKNAVFLTTPRRDRSKNICFNVKAQYLTPQEQNHQQQRFSSYESPFPSQPGQLPPRVYVGYSVYKGKAALTVEPRPPEFSPLDSGAFKLSKEGFVLLQFAPASGVRQYDWGRKQVFSLSVTEIGNIISLGARDSCEFFHDPFKGKSDEGRVRKVLKVEPLPDGSGHFFNLSVQNKLTNVDESIYIPITKAEFAVLVSSFNFVVPYLLGWHTFASSIKPEDANRANNTNPRSGAEFEWSR; encoded by the exons ATGCTAAACCTTAGTTTATCTGCAACCCCAGCAGGAGAGGGGCTTTCAATCCGACACCCCCACAAACTATCCTCATATAATTCCGGCATAACCACCTCTACTCTTTTCCCCAGAAGAAAAAATGCGGTTTTTCTTACCACCCCTCGTCGAGATCGGTCAAAAAATATCTGCTTTAATGTAAAAGCTCAATACTTGACACCTCAAGAGCAAAATCATCAGCAACAGAGGTTTTCTTCTTATGAGTCTCCTTTCCCCTCACAGCCAG GGCAATTGCCACCAAGAGTTTATGTGGGCTACTCTGTATATAAGGGGAAAGCCGCTCTTACTGTGGAGCCACGGCCTCCGGAGTTCTCTCCTTTAGAT TCTGGGGCATTTAAGCTATCAAAGGAGGGCTTTGTTTTACTCCAGTTTGCTCCTGCTTCTGGTGTTCGTCAATATGATTGGGGCAGGAAACAG GTATTCTCACTATCTGTTACTGAAATTGGGAACATAATCAGCCTTGGGGCAAGAGATTCTTGTGAATTTTTTCACGATCCTTTTAAAGGGAAAAG TGATGAAGGTAGAGTGAGGAAAGTGTTGAAGGTGGAGCCTTTGCCTGATGGTTCTGGCCACTTCTTCAATCTCA GTGTTCAAAACAAGCTCACGAATGTGGACGAGAGCATCTATATCCCCATCACAAAGGCAGAGTTTGCTGTTCTTGTTTCATCATTTAAT TTCGTTGTACCATACCTATTAGGCTGGCATACTTTTGCAAGCTCCATAAAACCTGAAGATGCCAACCGTGCAAACAACACTAATCCGAGATCTGGTGCAGAGTTCGAGTGGAGCAGATAG